From the genome of Clavibacter nebraskensis NCPPB 2581:
GGAGCCCGCGTCGACGATCCTCACCCGCAGCGTCCCCGGCCACAAGGACTTCGACCTCTACCCCAGCACCGACAGCGCGGGCGACGTCGACAAGGCCAAGGCGCTCCTCGCCGAGGCGGGCCTGCAGGACGGCTTCACGATCACGCTCGACGTGGCCAGCGTGCCGACGTCGCAGAAGGCGGCGGAGGCGCTCCAGCAGTCCCTCGCCCGCGTCGGGATCACCGTCGCGATCAACCTCCTCGACACGGCGACCTACAACGAGACCATCGCCACCACCTCGCAGCAGCACGACGCGGCCGAGGCCGGCTGGTGCCCCGACTGGAACTCCGCCAGCACGGTGCTCCCCATCCTGTTCGACGGACGCCAGATCCCCGAGAAGGGCAACAGCAACCTGTCGCAGATCGACGACCCCGCGATCAACGCGAAGATCGACGAGGTCTCGGCCATGACCGACCTGAAGGCCGCGGACGCCGCATGGGGAGACCTCGACGAGCAGGTGCAGCAGCTGGCCCCCGTGGTGCCGCTCCTCTACGGCCAGGCCGTGCTCGTGCTGGGGCAGAACGTGCGGAACGCGTACTCGAGCCCGCTCTACAACGGGGCCCCGGACTTCGCCACCATCGGCCTCCACACGGGGAAGTAGGCGGTGACCGCCACCCTGCAGGGCGCCTCGGCGCCCGACTCGGCCCCCGCCTACCCAACGGGACGGCCGCCCGCCGTCACGCCGGCCAAGCGCGTGGTCGCCGCCCTCCGGTCGAAGCCGTCCGTCATCGCCAGCGTCGTGTTCATGGTGTTCGTGCTGATCCTCGCGGTGTTCGCGCCGCTCCTGTCCGGGATCACCGGCTGGGGCCCCACGGCCTTCGACGCGACGGCCGTGGACCCCGTCCTCGGCGGCCTGCCCATCGGCCCGTTCGGCGGCGTGAGCGCCTCGCACTGGTTCGGCGTGGAGCCGCAGAACGGGCGCGACATCTTCGCCCGCATCGCGTACGGCGCCCGGGTGTCGATGCTCATCGCGGTCTCCGCGACGGTCGTCACCACGGCCGTCGGCGTGGTCGCGGGCATGGTCGCCGGCTACTTCGGCGGGATCGTTGACCAGATCGTGTCGCGGGTCATGGACTTCCTCATGGCCTTCCCGGCGCTGATCTTCATGATCGCGATCCTCTCGGCCCTGCCCGCGGGCAACCGCCCGGCGCTGCTCGTCCTGGTGCTCAGCGTCTTCGGCTGGCCGTACACGGCGCGCATCGTGCGCGGCCAGACCATGACCATCCGCACCCGCGACTTCGTGGAGGCGGCCCGGGCATCCGGCGCCTCGTCGATGGGCGTGATCTTCCGGGAGGTGCTGCCGAACCTGCGCGGCACCGTCATCGTGCTGGCCACGCTCGCGGTGCCGGGCTACATCGGCACCGAGGCGGCCCTGTCCTTCCTCGGCGTGGGCGTGCTGCCGCCGACGCCGTCCTGGGGCCAGATGATCGCCGACTCGGTGAACTGGTACACGGTCGACTCCGCGTACTTCATCGTGCCGGGCTCGTTCCTCTTCCTCACGGTGCTGTCGTTCACGGTCTTCGGCGACCACCTCCGCAGCGCGCTCGAGCAGGGGGAGGCGGCATGATCGGCTACCTCCTCCGCCGCGCCGGATCCGCGCTGATCGTGCTCGCGCTCATCAGCCTGTTCACCTACATGATCTTCTTCCTGCTCCAGCCGGACCCCGCCGTCACCATCTGCGGCAAGACCTGCACGCCGGACAAGATCGACTCCATCCGCCAGCTCCTCGGCCTCGACCGGCCGTTCTGGGCGCAGTACGGCGACTTCGTCACCGGGATCTTCACGGGTCGCACCTACGGCGACGGCCCGACGGCGATCCAGTGCTCCGCGCCCTGCCTGGGCTTCAGCTTCCAGACGCAGCAGCCCGTGCTCGACCTGCTGCTGTCCCGCCTGCCCGTGAGCATCACGATCGCGGTCGGCGCGGCGGTCCTCTGGGTCGTCTTCGGCGTGGCCGGCGGCCTGGTCAGCGCGATCAAGCAGGGCAGCGTGTGGGATCGGACCGCGATGGCGGCGGCGCTCGCC
Proteins encoded in this window:
- a CDS encoding ABC transporter permease codes for the protein MTATLQGASAPDSAPAYPTGRPPAVTPAKRVVAALRSKPSVIASVVFMVFVLILAVFAPLLSGITGWGPTAFDATAVDPVLGGLPIGPFGGVSASHWFGVEPQNGRDIFARIAYGARVSMLIAVSATVVTTAVGVVAGMVAGYFGGIVDQIVSRVMDFLMAFPALIFMIAILSALPAGNRPALLVLVLSVFGWPYTARIVRGQTMTIRTRDFVEAARASGASSMGVIFREVLPNLRGTVIVLATLAVPGYIGTEAALSFLGVGVLPPTPSWGQMIADSVNWYTVDSAYFIVPGSFLFLTVLSFTVFGDHLRSALEQGEAA